One window from the genome of Salvelinus namaycush isolate Seneca chromosome 19, SaNama_1.0, whole genome shotgun sequence encodes:
- the LOC120063690 gene encoding ADP-ribosylation factor-like protein 4C, with translation MGNSFSNISALQSLHIVMLGLDSAGKTTVLYRLKFNEFVNTVPTIGFNTEKIKLSNGTAKGISCHFWDIGDQEKLRPLWKSYSRCTDGIIYVVDSVDVDRLEEAKTELHKVTKFAENQGTPLLVIANKQDLPKSLPVADIEKQLALHELTPSTAYHVQPCCAIISKRLHEGMDKLNEMIVNRRRSLTMMTAHGS, from the coding sequence ATGGGCAACAGTTTCTCCAACATATCTGCTTTACAATCACTACACATTGTGATGCTGGGTTTGGATTCCGCTGGCAAAACGACTGTTCTTTATCGTCTGAAATTCAACGAATTCGTAAACACTGTGCCAACAATTGGATTCAACACTGAGAAAATCAAACTGAGTAATGGTACCGCGAAGGGGATCAGTTGTCACTTCTGGGACATCGGAGATCAGGAGAAGCTGCGGCCCCTGTGGAAATCCTACAGTCGGTGCACGGACGGCATAATTTATGTGGTGGACTCAGTGGACGTTGACCGGTTGGAGGAGGCCAAAACAGAACTGCATAAAGTCACAAAATTCGCAGAGAACCAGGGGACACCTCTTCTGGTGATAGCCAACAAGCAGGACCTGCCCAAATCTCTTCCAGTCGCAGACATTGAAAAACAGCTGGCTCTCCACGAGCTCACTCCATCCACCGCATACCACGTCCAACCTTGCTGCGCCATAATTAGCAAACGACTTCACGAGGGTATGGACAAACTAAATGAGATGATAGTAAATCGGAGAAGATCTTTAACGATGATGACCGCCCATGGGTCGTAA
- the LOC120064141 gene encoding ADP-ribosylation factor-like protein 4C, whose protein sequence is MGNSFSNISAFQSLHIVMLGLDSAGKTTVLYRLKFNEFVNTVPTIGFNTEKIKLSNGTAKGISCHFWDVGGQEKLRPLWKSYSRCTDGIIYVVDSVDVDRLEEAKTELHKVTKFAENQGTPLLVIANKQDLPKSLPVADIEKQLALHELTPSTAYHVQPCCAIIGEGLHEGMDKLYEMIVKRRKSLKQKKKR, encoded by the coding sequence ATGGGCAACAGTTTCTCCAACATATCTGCTTTCCAATCACTACACATTGTGATGCTGGGTTTGGATTCCGCTGGCAAAACGACTGTTCTTTATCGTCTGAAATTTAACGAATTCGTAAACACTGTGCCAACAATTGGATTCAACACTGAGAAAATCAAACTGAGTAATGGTACCGCGAAGGGGATCAGTTGTCACTTCTGGGACGTCGGAGGTCAGGAGAAGCTGCGGCCCCTGTGGAAATCCTACAGTCGGTGCACGGACGGCATAATTTATGTGGTGGACTCAGTGGACGTTGACCGGTTGGAGGAGGCCAAAACAGAACTGCATAAAGTCACAAAATTCGCAGAGAACCAGGGGACACCTCTTCTGGTGATAGCAAACAAGCAGGACCTGCCCAAATCTCTTCCAGTCGCAGACATTGAAAAACAGCTGGCTCTCCACGAGCTCACTCCATCCACAGCATACCACGTCCAACCTTGCTGTGCTATAATTGGCGAGGGACTTCACGAGGGTATGGACAAACTATATGAGATGATAGTAAAGCGGAGAAAATCTTTAAAGCAAAAGAAGAAACGATAA